One genomic window of Neisseria sp. oral taxon 014 str. F0314 includes the following:
- the leuC gene encoding 3-isopropylmalate dehydratase large subunit, whose translation MSAQTLYDKLWNSHVVREEDGTVLLYIDRHLVHEVTSPQAFEGLKMAGRKLWRIDSVVSTADHNTPTGDWDKGIQDPISKLQVDTLDKNIKEFGALAYFPFMDKGQGIVHVMGPEQGATLPGMTVVCGDSHTSTHGAFGALAHGIGTSEVEHTMATQCITAKKSKSMLIAVEGRLKPGVTAKDVALYIIGQIGTAGGTGYAIEFGGEAIRSLSMEGRMTLCNMAIEAGARSGMVAVDQTTINYVKDKPFAPKGEAWDKAVEYWRTLVSDEGAVFDKEYRFNAEDIEPQVTWGTSPEMVLDISGKVPNPAEETDPVKRSGMERALEYMGLEAGTPLNEIPVDIVFIGSCTNSRIEDLREAAAVAKGRKKADNVQRVLIVPGSGLVKRQAEQEGLDKIFIDAGFEWREPGCSMCLAMNADRLTPGQRCASTSNRNFEGRQGNGGRTHLVSPAMAAAAAVTGHFTDIRTMA comes from the coding sequence ATGAGCGCACAAACCCTCTACGACAAACTCTGGAACAGCCACGTCGTCCGCGAAGAAGACGGCACTGTCCTGCTCTACATCGACCGCCATTTAGTACACGAAGTCACCAGCCCGCAAGCGTTTGAGGGCCTGAAAATGGCGGGACGCAAGCTTTGGCGTATCGATAGCGTCGTTTCCACCGCCGACCACAACACCCCGACCGGCGATTGGGACAAAGGCATCCAAGACCCGATTTCCAAGCTGCAAGTCGATACTTTGGACAAAAATATCAAAGAGTTCGGCGCACTCGCCTACTTCCCGTTCATGGACAAAGGTCAGGGCATCGTTCATGTTATGGGGCCGGAACAAGGCGCAACCCTGCCCGGCATGACCGTCGTCTGCGGCGACTCGCACACCTCTACCCACGGCGCATTCGGCGCGCTGGCACACGGTATCGGCACTTCCGAAGTCGAACACACCATGGCGACCCAGTGCATTACCGCGAAAAAATCCAAATCCATGCTGATTGCCGTTGAAGGTCGTCTGAAACCGGGCGTTACCGCCAAAGACGTCGCCCTCTACATCATCGGACAAATCGGCACGGCAGGCGGCACGGGCTACGCCATCGAGTTCGGCGGCGAAGCCATCCGCAGCCTTTCGATGGAAGGCCGCATGACCCTGTGCAACATGGCGATTGAAGCAGGGGCGCGCTCCGGCATGGTTGCCGTCGATCAAACCACCATCAACTATGTTAAAGACAAACCTTTCGCACCCAAAGGCGAAGCGTGGGACAAAGCCGTCGAATACTGGCGTACGCTGGTTTCCGACGAAGGCGCGGTATTCGACAAAGAATACCGTTTCAACGCCGAAGACATCGAACCGCAAGTAACATGGGGCACATCGCCCGAAATGGTTTTGGACATCAGCGGCAAAGTGCCGAACCCTGCCGAAGAAACTGATCCCGTCAAACGCAGCGGCATGGAACGCGCGCTCGAATACATGGGCTTGGAAGCCGGCACGCCGCTGAACGAAATCCCCGTCGACATCGTATTCATCGGCTCCTGCACCAACAGCCGCATCGAAGACTTGCGCGAAGCCGCCGCCGTCGCCAAAGGCCGTAAAAAAGCCGACAACGTACAGCGCGTGTTAATCGTTCCCGGCTCCGGCTTGGTTAAACGGCAGGCGGAACAAGAAGGCTTGGACAAAATCTTCATCGACGCCGGTTTCGAATGGCGCGAACCGGGCTGCTCGATGTGCCTCGCCATGAACGCCGACCGCCTCACTCCGGGCCAACGCTGCGCCTCCACTTCCAACCGCAACTTCGAAGGCCGCCAAGGCAACGGCGGGCGCACCCATCTTGTCAGCCCTGCCATGGCGGCGGCGGCGGCCGTAACCGGACACTTTACCGACATCCGCACCATGGCGTAA
- a CDS encoding membrane lipoprotein lipid attachment site-containing protein, with the protein MNKLLITALATLALSACSSTWHGTKEDAGRNWDKTENAAERGWDNTKEAVKKGGNAVGRGISHVGEKLENATE; encoded by the coding sequence ATGAACAAACTTTTGATTACCGCCCTCGCCACCCTCGCCCTGTCCGCCTGTTCCAGCACATGGCACGGCACGAAAGAAGATGCGGGACGCAACTGGGACAAAACAGAAAATGCCGCCGAACGGGGGTGGGACAACACCAAAGAAGCCGTGAAGAAAGGCGGTAACGCTGTCGGACGCGGTATCTCCCACGTTGGCGAAAAACTCGAAAACGCTACCGAATAA
- the leuD gene encoding 3-isopropylmalate dehydratase small subunit, protein MKAFTKITAIVAPLDRSNVDTDAIIPKQFLKSIKRSGFGPNAFDEWRYLDHGEPGMDNSKRPLNPDFSLNQPRYQGAQILLTRKNFGCGSSREHAPWALDDYGFRAVIAPSFADIFFNNCYKNGLLPIVLTEEQVDQLFKEVEANEGYQLSIDLAEQTLTTPSGETFKFDITEHRKHCLLNGLDEIGLTLQHADEIRDFEEKRRRSQPWLFNS, encoded by the coding sequence ATGAAAGCATTTACCAAAATCACCGCCATCGTCGCCCCGCTCGACCGCAGCAACGTCGATACCGACGCCATCATCCCCAAACAATTTTTAAAATCCATCAAACGAAGCGGCTTCGGTCCCAATGCCTTTGACGAATGGCGTTATCTCGACCACGGCGAACCGGGCATGGACAACAGCAAACGCCCGCTGAACCCCGATTTTTCCCTGAATCAGCCGCGTTACCAAGGCGCGCAAATCCTGTTGACGCGCAAAAACTTCGGCTGCGGCTCCTCGCGCGAACACGCCCCTTGGGCATTGGACGACTACGGCTTCCGCGCCGTCATCGCCCCCAGCTTCGCCGACATCTTCTTCAACAACTGCTACAAAAACGGCCTCCTGCCCATCGTGTTGACCGAAGAACAGGTTGACCAACTTTTCAAAGAAGTCGAGGCCAACGAAGGCTATCAACTTTCCATCGACCTTGCCGAGCAAACCTTAACCACACCTAGCGGCGAAACGTTCAAATTCGACATTACCGAGCACCGCAAACACTGCCTCTTAAACGGTTTGGACGAAATCGGTCTGACCCTGCAACATGCCGACGAAATCCGCGATTTCGAAGAAAAACGCCGCCGAAGCCAGCCTTGGCTGTTTAACAGCTAA
- a CDS encoding nitroreductase family protein produces MNSDQLRSLVSAATRAPSGHNTQPWHFTAKDDEIVISPDYSRELPAVDGNRRELFISLGCAAENLCLQASVLGYATETLLDGDNIRLRLQASEQTAADPLAAYINQCQTNRSMYNGSLIPEGSLQTIPLQPSADGIKIHLFGRQSETFRLLTEAVIQGNAAQMADPAFKTELLSWIRFNKKHAEHSNDGVSYAALGAPNLPRWLSEPIVKLMLNADTQNKADRKKIAVSSHLALITSPADHIADWVATGRSLQRFLLRLTQQGIAHAYLNQPCEVSTLRQQLQSELFPNGGEQPQLLLRLGYAAPLPFARRRPLHEVIQQP; encoded by the coding sequence ATGAACAGCGACCAACTCAGATCCCTCGTCTCTGCCGCTACCCGCGCGCCCTCCGGTCACAACACCCAGCCTTGGCATTTCACAGCAAAAGACGACGAAATCGTCATCTCCCCTGATTATTCCCGCGAACTACCCGCCGTGGACGGCAACCGCCGCGAGCTCTTTATCAGCCTCGGCTGCGCCGCCGAAAACCTGTGTTTGCAGGCATCTGTTTTGGGTTATGCCACCGAAACCCTCCTCGATGGGGACAATATCCGTCTCCGCCTGCAAGCGTCCGAACAAACTGCTGCCGACCCGCTTGCCGCCTATATCAACCAATGCCAAACCAACCGTTCGATGTATAACGGCAGCCTGATTCCTGAAGGCAGCCTACAAACCATCCCTCTCCAACCGTCTGCCGACGGCATCAAAATCCACCTATTCGGCCGCCAAAGTGAGACTTTCAGGCTGCTTACTGAAGCCGTAATACAGGGTAACGCTGCGCAAATGGCCGACCCTGCCTTCAAAACCGAACTGCTATCGTGGATACGTTTCAATAAAAAACACGCAGAACATAGCAACGATGGCGTCAGCTACGCCGCCCTCGGTGCTCCCAATCTGCCACGCTGGCTCAGCGAGCCGATTGTCAAACTCATGCTCAATGCCGACACGCAAAACAAAGCCGACCGCAAAAAAATCGCCGTATCGTCCCATCTGGCACTGATTACCAGCCCCGCAGACCATATTGCCGACTGGGTGGCAACAGGTCGCAGTCTGCAACGTTTCCTGCTGCGTCTCACGCAACAGGGCATTGCTCACGCCTATCTCAATCAACCCTGCGAAGTTTCCACCCTGCGCCAGCAGTTGCAAAGCGAACTTTTCCCTAACGGAGGCGAACAGCCGCAACTGCTGCTGCGCCTCGGCTATGCCGCTCCACTGCCGTTTGCCCGCAGAAGACCGTTACACGAAGTGATACAACAGCCATGA
- a CDS encoding YhcH/YjgK/YiaL family protein — MITDTITNAARYAALHPDFAEAIHLLQTLDFAALPDGQVPCKNPNIRLFVGSEPMRSKAEAKPEAHLKHIDIQVPINGEEAYGWIDRGRLKNGLGYNEERDIEFFDCTPETWLTLQPGEFALFFPNDAHAPLIGMQETIRKAVFKIRTVDTRIP; from the coding sequence ATGATTACCGACACCATCACCAACGCCGCCCGCTACGCCGCGCTGCACCCCGACTTCGCCGAAGCCATCCACCTGCTGCAAACGCTGGATTTCGCCGCCTTGCCCGACGGACAAGTGCCGTGCAAAAACCCCAATATCCGCCTCTTCGTTGGCAGCGAACCAATGAGGAGCAAAGCGGAAGCAAAGCCGGAAGCACATCTAAAACATATAGATATTCAAGTCCCCATCAACGGAGAGGAAGCCTACGGCTGGATAGACAGAGGCCGTCTGAAAAACGGTTTGGGCTACAACGAAGAGCGCGACATCGAATTTTTCGATTGTACTCCCGAAACTTGGTTGACCCTGCAACCCGGCGAGTTCGCCCTGTTTTTCCCCAACGACGCACATGCACCGCTAATAGGCATGCAGGAAACCATCCGTAAGGCCGTGTTTAAAATCCGCACGGTAGACACAAGAATCCCTTAA
- the leuB gene encoding 3-isopropylmalate dehydrogenase has protein sequence MTKHIAILRGDGIGPEIVAETVRVLDKLIAQGLDASYEYAPLGGEAYDEYGHPYPEFTQNLCRKADAVLLGAVGSPQYDNLDRPLRPERGLLAIRKDLNLFANLRPAILYPELANASTLKPEIVAGLDILIVRELTGDIYFGEPRGIRVLENGEREGYNTMKYSESEIRRIAHVAFQSAQKRSKKVCSVGKANVLETTELWREIFEEIGKQYPDVELSHMYVDNAAMQLVRAPKQFDVIATGNIFGDILSDEASMLTGSIGMLPSASLDENGKGLYEPSHGSAPDIAGQNKANPLATILSLAMLLRYSLNDEARAQQVENAVQKVLQQGLRTGDIYEEGTKLVSCSEMGDAVLAAL, from the coding sequence ATGACCAAACATATCGCCATCCTCCGAGGCGACGGCATCGGTCCCGAAATCGTCGCCGAAACCGTCCGCGTACTCGACAAACTCATCGCCCAAGGCTTGGACGCCAGCTACGAATACGCCCCATTAGGCGGCGAAGCCTACGACGAATACGGCCATCCCTATCCCGAATTCACACAAAACCTCTGCCGCAAAGCCGATGCAGTCCTGCTCGGCGCAGTCGGCAGCCCGCAATACGACAACCTCGACCGCCCGCTTCGCCCCGAACGCGGCCTATTGGCAATCCGCAAAGACCTGAACCTGTTTGCCAACCTGCGCCCCGCCATCCTCTACCCCGAGCTTGCCAACGCCTCCACGCTCAAACCCGAAATCGTCGCAGGCCTCGACATCCTCATCGTGCGCGAACTCACCGGCGACATCTACTTCGGCGAACCGCGCGGCATCCGTGTTCTGGAAAACGGCGAACGCGAAGGCTACAACACCATGAAATACAGCGAAAGCGAAATCCGCCGCATCGCCCACGTCGCCTTCCAATCCGCCCAAAAACGCAGCAAAAAAGTCTGCTCCGTCGGCAAAGCCAACGTTTTGGAAACCACCGAACTGTGGCGCGAAATCTTTGAAGAAATCGGCAAACAATACCCCGACGTCGAACTCTCCCACATGTACGTGGACAACGCCGCCATGCAGCTCGTGCGCGCGCCCAAACAATTCGACGTCATCGCCACCGGCAACATCTTCGGCGACATCCTCTCCGACGAAGCCTCCATGCTGACGGGCTCCATCGGCATGCTGCCCTCCGCCTCGTTGGACGAAAACGGCAAAGGTCTGTACGAACCGTCACACGGCTCCGCTCCCGACATCGCCGGACAAAACAAAGCCAACCCGCTGGCCACCATCCTCTCACTCGCCATGCTGCTGCGTTACAGCCTGAACGACGAAGCCCGCGCGCAACAAGTCGAAAACGCCGTCCAAAAAGTGCTGCAACAAGGCTTGCGCACCGGCGATATTTACGAAGAAGGCACGAAACTCGTTTCCTGCTCCGAAATGGGCGACGCGGTACTCGCCGCCTTGTAA
- the mpl gene encoding UDP-N-acetylmuramate:L-alanyl-gamma-D-glutamyl-meso-diaminopimelate ligase produces the protein MKHIHIIGIGGTFMGGVAAIAKEAGFKVSGCDAKMYPPMSIQLEALGIDVHEGFDAAQLDEFKADVYVIGNVAKRGMDVVEAILNRGLPYISGPQWLSENVLHHHWVLGVAGTHGKTTTASMLAWVLEYAGLAPGFLIGGVPENFSVSARLPQTPRQDPNSKSPFFVIEADEYDTAFFDKRSKFVHYRPRTAVLNNLEFDHADIFADLGAIQTQFHHLVRTVPSEGLIVCNGQQQSLQDTLDKGCWTPVEKFGTEHGWQVGEVNADGSFDVLLDGKKAGHVAWDLMGGHNRMNALAVIAAARHAGVDIQTACEALSAFKNVKRRMEIKGTVNGITVYDDFAHHPTAIETTIEGLRQRVGNARILAVLEPRSNTMKLGTMKAALPESLKGADQVFCYAGGVDWDVAEALAPLGGKLHVGQDFDAFVAEIVKNAEAGDHILVMSNGGFGGIHGKLLEALQ, from the coding sequence ATGAAACACATCCACATTATCGGTATCGGCGGCACGTTTATGGGCGGGGTTGCTGCCATTGCCAAAGAAGCGGGGTTCAAAGTCAGCGGTTGCGACGCGAAGATGTATCCGCCGATGAGCATCCAGCTCGAAGCCTTGGGCATAGACGTACACGAAGGCTTCGATGCTGCGCAGTTGGACGAATTTAAAGCCGACGTTTACGTTATCGGCAATGTCGCCAAGCGCGGGATGGATGTGGTTGAAGCGATTTTGAACCGCGGTCTGCCTTACATTTCCGGCCCGCAATGGCTGTCGGAAAACGTGCTGCACCATCATTGGGTACTCGGCGTGGCGGGGACGCACGGCAAAACGACCACTGCGTCCATGCTCGCATGGGTCTTGGAATATGCCGGACTCGCGCCGGGCTTTCTCATCGGCGGCGTACCGGAAAACTTCAGCGTTTCCGCCCGCCTGCCGCAAACGCCGCGCCAAGATCCAAACAGCAAATCGCCGTTTTTCGTCATCGAAGCCGACGAATACGATACCGCCTTTTTCGACAAGCGCTCCAAATTCGTACATTACCGTCCGCGTACTGCCGTGTTGAACAATCTGGAATTTGACCACGCTGACATCTTCGCCGATTTGGGCGCGATACAAACCCAGTTCCACCACCTTGTGCGCACAGTGCCGTCCGAAGGCCTAATCGTCTGCAACGGACAGCAGCAAAGCCTGCAAGATACTTTGGACAAAGGCTGCTGGACGCCGGTGGAAAAATTCGGCACCGAACATGGTTGGCAGGTCGGCGAAGTCAATGCCGACGGCTCGTTCGACGTATTGCTTGACGGCAAAAAAGCCGGACACGTCGCATGGGATTTGATGGGCGGACACAACCGCATGAACGCGCTCGCCGTCATCGCCGCCGCACGTCATGCCGGAGTCGATATTCAGACGGCCTGCGAAGCCTTGAGCGCGTTTAAAAACGTCAAACGCCGCATGGAAATCAAAGGCACGGTAAACGGCATCACCGTTTACGACGACTTCGCCCACCACCCGACCGCCATCGAAACCACCATCGAAGGCCTGCGCCAGCGCGTCGGAAACGCCCGCATCCTCGCCGTCCTCGAGCCGCGTTCCAACACCATGAAACTCGGCACCATGAAAGCCGCCTTACCCGAAAGCCTCAAAGGTGCCGACCAAGTGTTCTGCTACGCCGGCGGCGTGGACTGGGACGTCGCCGAAGCCCTCGCGCCTTTGGGCGGCAAGCTGCACGTCGGACAAGACTTCGATGCCTTCGTTGCCGAAATCGTGAAAAATGCCGAAGCAGGCGACCATATTTTGGTGATGAGCAATGGCGGTTTTGGCGGGATACACGGGAAGCTGCTGGAAGCGCTGCAATAA
- the gyrA gene encoding DNA gyrase subunit A, producing the protein MTDATIRNDHKFALETLPVSLEDEMRKSYLDYAMSVIVGRALPDVRDGLKPVHRRVLYAMHELKNNWNAAYKKSARIVGDVIGKYHPHGDSAVYDTIVRMAQDFSMRYVLIDGQGNFGSVDGDGAAAMRYTEIRMAKIAHEMLADIEEETVNFGPNYDGSEHEPLVLPTRFPALLVNGSSGIAVGMATNIPPHNLTDTINACLRLLDEPETEIDELINILQAPDFPTGATIYGLSGVREGYKTGRGRVVMRGKTHIEPIGKNGEREAIIIDEIPYQVNKAKLVEKIGELVREKTLEGVSDLRDESDKSGMRVVIELKRNENAEVVLNQLYKLTQLQDSFGINMVALVDGQPRLLNLKQILAEFLRHRREVVTRRTLFRLKKARHEGHIAEGKAVALSNIDEMIRLIKESADAPEAKEKLLSRAWRSGLVEDMLSRTDLDLRMARPEGLPANLGLQEQGYYLSEIQADAILRMSLRNLTGLDQEEIVGDYKNIMAKIIDFLDILAKPERITQIIREELEETKTNFGDERRSEINPFGGDIADEDLIPQREMVVTLTHGGYIKTQPTTDYQAQRRGGRGKQAAATKDEDFIETLFVANTHDYLMCFTNLGKCHWIKVYKLPEGGRNSRGRPINNVIQLEEGEKVSAILAVREFPEDQYVFFATAQGMVKKVQLSAFKNVRSQGIKAIALKEGDYLVGAAQTSGSDDIMLFSNLGKAIRFNEYWEKSGNDEAEDADIETEISDDLEDETADNENALPSGKHGVRPSGRGSGGLRGMRLPADGKIVSLITFAPEAAQSDLQVLTATANGYGKRTPIADYSRKNKGGQGNIAINTGERNGDLVAATLVGETDDLMLITSGGVLIRTKVEQIRETGRAAAGVRLINLDEGETLVSLERVAKEPEDESNEDLQDTGTEVGQEIPSDD; encoded by the coding sequence ATGACCGACGCAACTATCCGCAACGACCATAAATTCGCACTCGAAACCCTGCCCGTCAGCCTTGAAGACGAAATGCGCAAAAGCTATCTCGATTACGCCATGAGCGTGATTGTCGGCCGCGCGCTGCCCGATGTGCGCGACGGTTTGAAACCGGTGCACCGCCGCGTGCTTTACGCCATGCACGAGCTGAAAAACAACTGGAACGCCGCCTACAAAAAATCGGCGCGTATCGTCGGCGACGTCATCGGTAAATACCATCCGCACGGCGATTCCGCGGTTTACGACACCATCGTGCGCATGGCGCAGGATTTTTCGATGCGCTACGTCTTAATCGACGGTCAGGGCAACTTCGGTTCGGTTGACGGCGACGGCGCCGCAGCCATGCGTTATACCGAAATCCGCATGGCGAAAATTGCCCATGAAATGCTGGCGGACATCGAAGAAGAAACCGTCAATTTCGGTCCGAACTACGACGGCAGCGAACACGAACCGCTGGTGTTGCCGACCCGCTTCCCCGCGCTGTTGGTCAACGGCTCGTCCGGTATCGCCGTCGGTATGGCGACCAACATTCCGCCGCACAACCTCACCGACACCATCAACGCCTGTCTGCGTCTTTTGGACGAACCCGAAACCGAAATTGACGAATTAATCAACATCCTGCAAGCGCCCGATTTCCCGACCGGCGCAACCATCTATGGTTTGAGCGGCGTACGCGAAGGTTATAAAACCGGCCGCGGCCGCGTCGTTATGCGCGGTAAAACCCATATCGAACCCATAGGTAAAAACGGCGAACGCGAAGCCATCATCATCGACGAAATCCCGTATCAGGTGAACAAAGCCAAGCTGGTGGAAAAAATCGGCGAGTTGGTGCGCGAAAAAACGTTGGAAGGCGTATCCGACCTGCGCGACGAATCCGACAAATCCGGTATGCGCGTCGTTATCGAATTGAAACGTAACGAAAACGCCGAAGTCGTTTTAAACCAACTCTACAAACTCACCCAGCTTCAAGACAGCTTCGGTATCAACATGGTTGCTTTGGTTGACGGTCAGCCGCGCCTGTTGAACCTGAAACAGATTCTGGCGGAATTCCTGCGCCACCGTCGCGAAGTCGTTACCCGCCGCACCCTGTTCCGCCTGAAAAAAGCGCGTCATGAAGGCCATATCGCCGAAGGTAAAGCCGTCGCCCTGTCCAATATCGACGAGATGATTCGGTTGATTAAAGAATCCGCCGACGCGCCCGAAGCCAAAGAAAAACTGTTGTCCCGCGCCTGGCGCAGCGGCTTGGTGGAAGACATGCTGAGCCGTACCGACCTCGACCTGCGCATGGCGCGTCCCGAAGGCCTGCCCGCCAACCTCGGCTTACAGGAACAAGGCTATTATCTGAGCGAAATCCAGGCCGACGCCATCCTGCGTATGAGCTTGCGCAACCTGACCGGCCTCGACCAAGAAGAAATCGTCGGCGACTACAAAAACATCATGGCAAAAATCATCGACTTTTTGGACATTTTGGCGAAACCGGAACGCATCACCCAAATCATCCGCGAAGAATTGGAAGAAACCAAAACCAATTTCGGCGACGAACGCCGCAGCGAAATTAACCCGTTCGGCGGCGACATTGCCGATGAAGACCTGATTCCGCAACGCGAAATGGTCGTTACCCTGACACATGGCGGCTATATCAAAACCCAGCCGACCACCGACTATCAGGCGCAGCGTCGCGGCGGGCGCGGCAAACAGGCGGCGGCCACCAAAGACGAAGATTTCATCGAAACCCTGTTCGTCGCGAACACGCATGACTATTTGATGTGTTTCACCAACCTCGGCAAGTGCCATTGGATTAAGGTTTACAAACTGCCGGAAGGCGGTCGCAACAGCCGCGGCCGTCCGATTAACAACGTCATTCAGTTGGAAGAAGGCGAAAAAGTCAGCGCCATCCTTGCCGTGCGCGAATTCCCCGAAGACCAATACGTCTTCTTCGCCACCGCACAAGGCATGGTGAAAAAAGTCCAGCTTTCAGCCTTTAAAAACGTCCGCAGCCAAGGCATCAAAGCCATCGCGCTCAAAGAAGGCGACTACCTCGTCGGCGCAGCGCAAACCAGCGGCTCGGACGACATCATGCTGTTCTCCAACTTGGGCAAAGCCATCCGCTTCAATGAATACTGGGAAAAATCCGGCAACGACGAAGCGGAAGATGCCGACATCGAAACCGAAATTTCAGACGACCTCGAAGACGAAACCGCCGACAACGAAAACGCCCTGCCAAGCGGCAAACACGGCGTGCGTCCGTCCGGTCGCGGCAGCGGCGGCCTGCGCGGTATGCGCCTGCCTGCCGACGGCAAAATCGTCAGCCTGATAACCTTTGCCCCTGAAGCCGCTCAAAGCGATTTGCAAGTGCTGACCGCCACCGCCAACGGCTACGGCAAACGTACCCCGATTGCCGATTACAGTCGCAAAAACAAAGGCGGACAAGGCAATATCGCCATCAACACCGGCGAGCGCAACGGCGATTTGGTCGCCGCAACCTTGGTCGGCGAAACCGACGACCTGATGCTGATTACCAGTGGCGGCGTCCTCATCCGCACCAAAGTCGAACAAATCCGTGAAACCGGCCGCGCCGCAGCAGGCGTTCGCCTGATTAATCTGGACGAAGGCGAAACCTTGGTATCGCTGGAACGTGTCGCCAAAGAGCCCGAAGACGAAAGCAATGAAGATTTGCAAGACACGGGAACGGAAGTCGGTCAGGAAATACCATCCGACGACTGA
- a CDS encoding YbhB/YbcL family Raf kinase inhibitor-like protein, with the protein MRVTSAAIVNGEFEDKYGKRGGQFSPNGMPTYSVPFEISGAPEGTKSFAVVLEDKDAVTASGFVWIHWLIADLERTSVVENESVSAKDYVQGANSWASVLGKFEIEEASCYGGMTPPNCRHRYELIVYALDTKLNLPRGFRFNDLHFAMQGHVLASASVMGTYDV; encoded by the coding sequence ATGAGAGTAACGAGTGCGGCCATTGTTAATGGCGAGTTTGAAGATAAATACGGCAAGCGGGGCGGGCAGTTTAGTCCGAACGGGATGCCGACTTATTCGGTGCCGTTTGAGATCAGCGGTGCGCCGGAGGGGACGAAATCGTTTGCGGTGGTGTTGGAGGACAAGGATGCGGTTACGGCGAGCGGTTTTGTGTGGATACATTGGCTGATAGCGGATTTGGAGCGTACTTCGGTGGTGGAAAACGAGAGTGTGTCGGCCAAGGATTATGTGCAGGGGGCGAACAGTTGGGCGAGTGTGTTGGGCAAATTTGAGATTGAAGAGGCCTCATGCTATGGTGGGATGACGCCGCCGAACTGCCGCCATCGCTACGAGCTGATTGTGTATGCGTTGGATACGAAGCTGAACCTGCCGCGCGGTTTCCGTTTCAACGACCTGCATTTTGCGATGCAGGGGCATGTGTTGGCTTCGGCTTCGGTGATGGGGACTTATGATGTGTGA